The DNA region ACTTACGATTGTTTACAGAAACATATATCAACATTCAAGCCTTAATGTTTACAGAAACATATTACTAATTTTAACACAATGTTTTCAAAGGTGAACAAACGTGTAATTTTTGTCAATGGATTTCTTTATTGAATCTTAGAtgggtttattttattattgttagacAGCACTAATGCTGATAATTCAGCTTGCAGCTAATTTCAATTGCCTATCAGGATTTCTGACCCGTCTTGACGTCTTATCAGATAAACCCCCACTTAATGCATTGCGGCTCCTTGTTTGTTGTGCTCTAGATCCGTTTATAAAAACGCTCGAGacgtctggttaaaaaaaaaaaaatttaaagaatgcaCGAAACGATGCTATTACCCCCGGGCCAAGTTCAGGTGCCGTAGCAAGTTAGGAAAGCGTGTTGCCGGGAATAAaagatttactgtaattttcttcgAACCATATGGAGGTGCGCGTCTCTGGAATATCAGTATTACTGGAAATGTAAATATTGAAGTTAGTGTGTATTTTGAGAAATAGAATTAATGCTACTGGAAATGTTAATTTGGAGTTAGTGTGTAATTTGAATAAAAGACGCAAGTCCTCAACAACATCTTAAGGGAAAGGTATTCGACAAATAGTTCGAGAATATTCACTCGTTGGCAAGTGATGTGTATTGGTACCACCTGGCGTGTGTTGGGAATCTGGCTGGAAGGGAGTTAATGGCAGAAGTGACCACTccctaaaacaaaaaacaaaagaaaaaattgcattttttaattattcacgTTTTAAGCAGTTTATACACCCATGTTCCCTATTAAAACGTGTCCCGTGCTTCATTACGAAGAGACTTGGGCTTCCCGTAAATCTGCGCACACAACAGGTGGTGGCTTTAGGAGGCGTCCCAGAAACGACGCAGGAACTGGGCGGTAATCGCCTGCAGATCTGTCTTGAACAGTTCCCTTGGGCACGTCACTGAATTCTTTTAAGGGGGCGAGGGGGCGGTGGTTAGGGGTGACGGGTGGTGGCtattcgagtgtgtgtgtgtacacggatttaatctctctctctctctctctctctctctctctttttgtatccTTGTCCTAAATTGCTGAAAGCGTATTTGTTCTTGCGTACATCCGCACTTTGGGTCGCCCTGTCTCCACCTGGTacgggaaaatatataaataaaaaaagattggaTTTCCTCCAGCGACATAAAAGATTGGATTTCCTCCAGCGACATTTAATCCAAAATTACCCTCGTGGTAATCACAACGCATAGTGCTCGTTAATTGTAACTTACTTTGATTATCAATGacatttcttttgtattatgcctggttacttttgtttttggagAAATCTGCAGCTTAATTATGCACGTCATGGGAGAttacgtctttctctctctctctctccccccgttaACTGGATCTGCAATCGTATGTTTCGTGGAACGGACCGTTCTAGGTGGCACCTCAGTACGCTTAAGAATGTTACTGTGTAGAGGGGGTACCAAGGAGGGTCTGGGGTTGGGCAGGGGCAGGAAGGACCTGGAGGTAGCGTCGTCCAGTTTCGTCGAGGCCTTGTCTGGAATGTGGTCTTGGGGGCACTGGCCTTCCAGAATCCAGACTTGGCGAGTCTTTGAGGTTGCCCACTACTTAATTTCCTTTTGCCTCGATAACCTTTCTTACTACGTAGAAATGGCTGGTGCTAAGTTTTATGTCCGTGTTAATGTTGATTGCGATATTGGTTTGTTATTAACGCGGGCAATTGTTCATTTTGCTCAAATCTTGCGAATTATAGTTTACATAATTAATTTGAAGGACGGGGTATGCTTGTGGGAGATATGCAAAGCTGTACTGACAAGTGTGCTGGGTAGCACACTTTCAAAATACTGTTAGAATACCTGAATTCCTTCAGACATTTACTGTAATAATGAGTTGTCAGATAGAGACTTACTTGAATGCTCTGTATGTTCTGAAATTGCAGGTACTTTAATACACTGTCACAAGTGTTTTTAGGATAGAGACGTATTTGAATGTTCTGTAAGTTTTGAAATTGCAGGTACTTAAAAGACACTGTCATAAGTGTTGTCAGTTAGGATAGAGAAGTATTAGAATACTGTACAATTTCTGAAATTTCAGGTATATATACCTGAAGCTCTTGAATGCCCCCATGTTACATCATATGAAACTAAGAGAATTCCTTCACTGACTAACGTtaccttctttctcctccccagGTGGGTGGACGTCGCGCCCCTCGGGAAGTGTCGCTGTTGCTCAGAGTGGCGCATGTGCCGAATGTCGTGAAGCTCCTCGACTGGATCGAGAGAGAGGACTCGTACCTCTTGGTGTTCGAGCGGCCGGAGCCCTGCAAGGACCTCTTCGATTACATCACGGAGCACAAGGTCATCCCCGAAACAGAGGCCAGGTCGCTCTTCAAGCAGGTGAGGCGAGAGAGAGATCTCGTAAATAGGTTTTGTTTAGGGGATAGAcgttacttcaggttctttgcagcgttccttcggcccctagctgcaaccccttttatttctttttgctgtacctccattcatattctctttcttccatcttaactgtctcttaacgattgtttcatagtgctcgCGCggggtcttcctcctgttacacctctcaaatctttttactgtcaatttccgtttcagcgctgaatgacctcgtaggtcccagcgcttgacctttggcctgaattctataatCTGTAATGTTATTAGAAGTCATgtagcatatatgtatacatatgtttgtgatGTTTTCTTAGACATTCCGTTAATGATTGTCCTCGTGGTTCTAATGTTCTCTTTTACCTAATCCTCAACAGGTCGTAGACATCGTCCGTGACTGCCACGCCGCAGGCGTCATCCACAGAGACATCAAGGACGAGAACCTCCTGGTGACCTACGACAACAAGGGCAGACCCATCCTGAAGCTCATAGACTTCGGGTCGGGGGCGCTGCTCTCGGAGAAGACCTACACGGACTTCGACGGGACGAGAGTCTACTCCCCCCCGGAGTGGATTCGCCACAACCAGTACGAGGGCGTGCCGGCGACCGTGTGGTCGTTGGGCATCCTCCTTTACGACCTGGTGTGCGGGGACATTCCCTTCGAGCACGACGAGCAGATCGTGGCAGCGAGGGTGCAGTTCCGGGCAGCGGTGAC from Macrobrachium rosenbergii isolate ZJJX-2024 chromosome 45, ASM4041242v1, whole genome shotgun sequence includes:
- the LOC136829723 gene encoding serine/threonine-protein kinase pim-1-like isoform X3 translates to MVKARQVPFAFKSNRCFWQLSKRLKRKRRGNGRHLEETYRVGSVLGKGGFGTVYSGWRVRDCAPVAIKQVARAKITAWDMVGGRRAPREVSLLLRVAHVPNVVKLLDWIEREDSYLLVFERPEPCKDLFDYITEHKVIPETEARSLFKQVVDIVRDCHAAGVIHRDIKDENLLVTYDNKGRPILKLIDFGSGALLSEKTYTDFDGTRVYSPPEWIRHNQYEGVPATVWSLGILLYDLVCGDIPFEHDEQIVAARVQFRAAVTEECQHLVKWCLRVRPSERPSLDSILTHPWLNPPPPRTRHPDQQSLDKCSTSSQESL